The following nucleotide sequence is from Actinomycetes bacterium.
CCATATTCAACATTTGCCGCTTCAAGGTTAAGGCTGTCTATGTCGGCCACCCTTCCAGCACCATGTATGGCCAGATCGCATTCAAAAGACTGGTTATCGGTGGATACTATTATCTTGTTTCCCTGCTTTTTTATGGCTCTGGCCGGGGCATTGGGTATAAAATTAATGCCTGCTTCCCGGCTTATCTTAAGCACCCGGTCTACCAGGTCTTTGTCAAACATGGACAAGGGCCGGTCATCTATATGCAGTATGGTTATATCCACACCTGAATTGACGGCAATATGTGCAAACTCAAAGGATATATAGCCTCCTCCTATGAACAGAATGGAGGGAGGCAGAGATTCATATTCCAGAAACTGGTCACTGGTTATAATATGGCTGGCTCCTTCCAGGCCCATTGGCCTGGGTTTGGACCCGGAAGCAATTACTATTTTTTTTGCTTTAATCATGCGGGACCCCACCTGAATGGTGTGGGGACCGGTAAATTGGGCCTGGCCTTCAATTACCTCAATGCCCGACTGTTCCAGCGATTTTTTTCTTTTGCCGGAAACAGGATCGGTAAAAGTCTTTTTAAATTTGATTAGCTGTGGCCAGTCAAGCTTAATCTGCCCATCAAAAACATGGCTTATATTTTTGGCTGAGGCTGCAATCTGCGAGGCTCCCCATAATATTTTTTTTGGGTCACAGCCCCGGTTAGGACAGGTGCCTCCAAAGGCATCCTTTTCTATTATGGCTACTTTTAAACCCCTTTTTTTGCACTTAAATGCTACTGCGGATCCGGCTACTCCGCTGCCAATTACTGCCAGGTCGAATACTTCATTCATCATTTTCTCCTTATTTAATTAACCCCTGCTCCAGCAGGAAATCCCTGGCTATATCTCTGGCTTCCCTCTGGTCTACATCATACTGGTAGTTAAGCTGTCTCATGGTATCAGTATCAATTCTGCCTTCCAGCTTTTCTATTGCTTCCATAACCTCCGGCTGATTAAGGGTTTCTTCTTTTACCAGGACTATAGCATCATAGGGAATAAGTGCATTCTTATCGTCTATTAAAAACATAAGTCCGAACCTGTCTATTCTGGTATCGGTAGTGTAGCCGGATATGGCATCTACATCCCCATTCCTTATGGCTTCATACATAAGG
It contains:
- a CDS encoding NAD(P)/FAD-dependent oxidoreductase; amino-acid sequence: MMNEVFDLAVIGSGVAGSAVAFKCKKRGLKVAIIEKDAFGGTCPNRGCDPKKILWGASQIAASAKNISHVFDGQIKLDWPQLIKFKKTFTDPVSGKRKKSLEQSGIEVIEGQAQFTGPHTIQVGSRMIKAKKIVIASGSKPRPMGLEGASHIITSDQFLEYESLPPSILFIGGGYISFEFAHIAVNSGVDITILHIDDRPLSMFDKDLVDRVLKISREAGINFIPNAPARAIKKQGNKIIVSTDNQSFECDLAIHGAGRVADIDSLNLEAANVEYGQGIKVNSYMQSISNDHIYAAGDCVESSPPLTPVASMEAGTVVENIIEGNRHAMDYSVIPSVVFTIPPLGSVGLGEEQAKKEGLEFDVAFKDASNWYNNRRLGIKHAAFKVLKEKQTGRLLGVHLLYPHAEDLMDIFSLILRNNLNTQQIKDTVLTYPSNTSDIKYMI